From bacterium, the proteins below share one genomic window:
- a CDS encoding extracellular solute-binding protein, which translates to FIQGSSAFFLGYSYHLPVIRARAPKINLGITKVPQITGNPEVNFANYWMWTVSKKAKNADLAWHFVNFLTNATEAPKYLEAAKRPAARRALLTSQLEDEDIGVFSSQVLTAKSWYRGVDPKTAELAIIDMIDGVVQGTLDPRNALRLTSEKIAQTIQAPRTQ; encoded by the coding sequence CTTTTATCCAAGGAAGCTCCGCCTTTTTCCTCGGGTATAGTTATCATCTTCCCGTTATCCGCGCCCGCGCGCCCAAAATCAATCTCGGCATCACCAAGGTTCCGCAGATTACTGGCAATCCCGAAGTGAACTTCGCAAATTACTGGATGTGGACTGTTTCCAAAAAAGCGAAAAATGCGGATCTTGCCTGGCACTTCGTGAATTTTCTCACCAATGCCACAGAAGCGCCGAAATACCTCGAAGCCGCAAAACGTCCGGCAGCTCGGCGCGCTCTTTTAACGAGCCAGCTCGAAGACGAAGATATCGGCGTATTTTCATCGCAAGTCCTTACGGCAAAAAGCTGGTATCGCGGCGTGGATCCGAAAACTGCGGAGCTTGCCATTATCGACATGATTGACGGGGTGGTTCAGGGGACGCTTGATCCGCGCAATGCTCTTCGTCTTACATCCGAAAAAATCGCGCAGACCATTCAGGCGCCGAGGACACAATAG